The genomic DNA AAATGCAATCTAATTGCATTGCATTCCCAGAAAAGTGGACAGCGCATGGATAAGCTACTTGATACATTGTAACAATCAGGGAAGTAAATGGACAGCATGGAATTTCACAAGTAAGTTTTACTGATACATTTTTGCGTTATTGTTTATGGGTTTTTTTTTGCTACAGAATGCACACTAGTTCAATTAAGGATATTTGACAGAAGATTCCCGAAAGTAGTTTGGCCAAAGCAATCTTCTCGGCGTAGAATGCCACGCAGGCAATAGCCTACTACTACTATCCAAACTAAAGAAACGAAGTAGTATGGGGGTTGATAAGTAGGCTATGACCCGCGAATGCATTGGTAAGATACTGTGACATTATATCTAGATTTAGGCCAACTAAAATGAGGGCGATAAAGATAAGGAAATACTTTAGGGGTAGTGGGAGGGTACTTGCATTTGTTTTCATCGCATCTATTATTTGGCTGCTGTTCGACATGGCAGCGCTTCGCCTGTCATTAAATGACGTTAACAGCCAACTTTTAAAAGAAAGCGTAGTAAAGGAAAGGCAGGCTGTCAGACAGCAGGCCACGAAACGTACTAAGTTAGTGCATAGGGGGTTTAAAAATCCAGTACAGAGAGTAGACTTGGACCTGGATGAGGCAGGTAATAAAGATCCACTCCAGGATGAAAATAAAGTCCTTGAAGTGTACAGGAAGCGAGGACCCGCTGTCAAAAATGACCCACAGTTTATGGACAAAGTAAACTCGCATGAGCAACAAGGAGGGAATGTCCAACCAAAGTTAGAACATGCTGTCATCTTTAAGCATAACCAAATCGAGCCTGTGCATCATGTCACAGTACACTTGAGTGTGCCTTTGAATACGAAAGCACCTGTCAAAGATCCTTTGCCCGTCAAAGATGTGTCAAAAAAGGCAGTGGACTTGGTGCTGGAGGATGGGAAAGTAGGACCTACGGAGAGGGATAAGATTGTGGCATTCCCTGCAGCAGTAGGCTCGAACTTTACCAAAGTGCCACCTGGTGTTCAGGAAGGAAAACATGTTGAAACGCCTGCCTCAAAAAATACAGGAGAGAACCAAGAGGGAAATATAGACCTAGTGCAAAAAGGCAAAGAAAATATTGACTCCAAGACACAGAAGAAAGTCAAAAACTCACTTGAGCCTGGCAAACAAGAAAGCTTTATTAAAGACAAAGTTGCAGTGGACTACACAGTTAAACCTGTCAAAAATGATGTACTAAAAGGAGAAGAGGTGATTGTCAACAAAGAGGACAAACAGATCAATGAGCTTGATAAAGGTAACCCTGAAGCCCTAAAGGAGTCCTTACCACCTACAGCAAAGCCAAAACGCCAacaaggagttcccacaaattCCACAGTTGTTCGAAACACAGGTGTCCACAAAGTGCTGGCATTAGACATGACCCAAGCGCCTAGAGATGCCAACGCAATTGGGCAATTTGGGCAAGCAGCCATGGTGCCCAGTGACAAAGAGCAGGAGGTGAGGAACCGTTGGAATGAGGGCCATTTCAACGTCTACCTGAGTGACCAGATCCCTGTGGACAGAGCCATCCCAGACACCAGACCTCATACGTGAGTCACACTGTTGCCTGGACCACACCATGATTACTTACTCACCCCCACACTCCTGTCAATCATACAGTATACTAATGGTTAGTGTTAAGTAACCTCTCTTTCCATTGTTGTTCTCCAGATGTTCTGAGAGTGTGGTCCATGATTACTTGCCCACCACCAGTGTGATATTCTGCTTTGTGGACGAGGTGTGGTCCACTTTGCTCCGGTCTGTCCACAGTGTCCTCAACCGGTCTCCACCACACCTTCTCAAAGAGATCATCCTGGTGGATGACTTTAGTGCCAAAGGTAAGAATGGGGAAAGGCTATAGAATTgtttagatatacagtaccagtcaaaagtatggacacctactcattcaaggttttttaaatgtatttttactgtcttctacattgtagaataatagtgaagacttttaaactgaaataacacatggaatcatgtagtaaccaaaaaatgaaaaatatatggtagattcttcaaagtagccaccctttgccttgatgacagattgatgcactcttggcattctctcaaccagcttcacctggaatgcttttccaacactcttgaaggagttcccacatatgctgagttcttgttggctgcttttccttcactctggggtccaactcatcccaaaccatcttaattgggttgaggtcgggtgattgtggaggccaggtcatctgatgcaacactcatcactctccttcttggtcaaatagcctttgtACAGCCTTTACATCGTCTTgtattgtcccactaagcgcaaaccagatgggatggcgtatcgttgcagaatgccgtggtagccatgctgcttaagtgtgccttgaattctaaataaatcagacggtatcaccagcaaagcatcatcacaccacctcctccatgcttcacagtgggaaccacacatgcagagagatcaccaactctgcgtctcataaagacacggcggttggaaccaaaaatctcaaattctcaaatcaaaggacacatttccactggtctaatgtccattgctcgtgtttcttggcccaagcaagtctcttcttattattggtgtcattttagtagtggtttctttgcagcaatttgactatgaaggcctgattcacactgtCTCCtcggaacagttgatgttgatgtctgttacttgaactctgtgaagcagttatttgggctgcaatttctgaggctggtaactctaatgaacttatcctctgcagcagaggtaactctaggtcttcctttcttgtggcggtcctcatgagcgccagtttcatcaaagcgtttgatggtttttgctcctgcacttgaagaaactttcttgaaatgttccgcattgactgaccttcatgtcttaaagtaatggactgtcatttctcgttgcttatttgagctgttcttgccataatatgaacttggtcttttaccaagtagagctattttctgtataccaaccctaacttgtcacaacacaactgattggctcaaaagcattaatgAATGAAATTCCACCaatttaacttttaacaaggcacacctgttaattgaaatgcattccaggtgactacctcctgaagctggttgagagaatgtcaagagtgcaaagctgtcatcaatgcaacgGTTGCCTACTCTgtagaatctaaaatatattttggttggttactacatgtgttatttcagatttttgatgtcttcactattattctacaaagtaaaaaataaaataacccttgaatgaggtgtcaacttttgactggtagtgtgtgtgtgtgtgttacacataTTTAATAGGATGTCTTAGGGAGGGGCTTTCCTGGTAAACAGTACAGATGGTGTAATAGGAATTTCCAAGTGAACAATAGAGAACAGCAGTCGCAGATTTAGTCAACAAAAAATCAACAGGTAGACAGAAGGAGAGCAAATGTCTAACTGGCCTCTTGGAGACGGGCACTTTTCTATATACTAATCAGACGGCaccaaatgttctgtaaacacaaGCCTGAGAAGCGTGTAGGAAGTCAATAACAAAGTCGGTGACTAAAATGAAGTGCATTTAAAATCTGTGTGTTCGCAGTCCTTGTACCTCCAGTCTGCGTCAATCATTATCAATGGATACTAACAGAGAATCATCCTTAACATTCCAcaagtctagtgaccatcaacccgcACCTTGAGTTTCACAAACAGAACACTGGAAAAATGTGTATTACAGGAAGGGGAACTGTATAAATATGCTTAACATTGTGTTAAAGTGTTGTGGTTTTATATAGAGGTTTGTATattttcagccagtagttttgaaagtagtgCTCACAAGACAAAACAATCTTCAATGTCATCCATTTCGTATATG from Oncorhynchus keta strain PuntledgeMale-10-30-2019 chromosome 7, Oket_V2, whole genome shotgun sequence includes the following:
- the LOC118385982 gene encoding polypeptide N-acetylgalactosaminyltransferase 5-like is translated as MRAIKIRKYFRGSGRVLAFVFIASIIWLLFDMAALRLSLNDVNSQLLKESVVKERQAVRQQATKRTKLVHRGFKNPVQRVDLDLDEAGNKDPLQDENKVLEVYRKRGPAVKNDPQFMDKVNSHEQQGGNVQPKLEHAVIFKHNQIEPVHHVTVHLSVPLNTKAPVKDPLPVKDVSKKAVDLVLEDGKVGPTERDKIVAFPAAVGSNFTKVPPGVQEGKHVETPASKNTGENQEGNIDLVQKGKENIDSKTQKKVKNSLEPGKQESFIKDKVAVDYTVKPVKNDVLKGEEVIVNKEDKQINELDKGNPEALKESLPPTAKPKRQQGVPTNSTVVRNTGVHKVLALDMTQAPRDANAIGQFGQAAMVPSDKEQEVRNRWNEGHFNVYLSDQIPVDRAIPDTRPHTCSESVVHDYLPTTSVIFCFVDEVWSTLLRSVHSVLNRSPPHLLKEIILVDDFSAKEYLKDHLDVYMSQYPKVRIVRLKERQGLIRARLAGAAIAKGDVLTFLDSHIECNVGWLEPLLERVYMDRRKVACPVIEVISDKDLSYVLVDNFQRGVFKWPLVFGWSTLSKDTIKKNHMKDSDPIRCPVMAGGLFSIDKKYFYELGSYDPGLDVWGGENMEISFKIWMCGGEIEIIPCSRVGHIFRGENPYKFPKDRQKTVERNLARVAEVWLDEYRDLFYGHGYLHLLDRSIIDIGNLTDQIELRKKLECKSFKWYLDNVYPDMVAPLVKAEGLVFNRGVRKCLALQDGSLAFETCDLSKLSQHFNYTWMRHVRQKDVCVTAHGKGTSLALQPCDNTKPQLRWLHKATNSALVEHLIAEHSPRRLCLEAGALDDSIQLKECQSTSPYQKWQFTHYHTV